A genomic region of Peptoniphilus sp. ING2-D1G contains the following coding sequences:
- a CDS encoding putative ABC transporter ATP-binding protein TM_0352 (High confidence in function and specificity), with amino-acid sequence MSFIEVKHLSKIYKMGKEKVYALNDVSLSIEKGQIVCVLGTSGSGKSTLLNALAGLEKPNSGEITIGGINITKLDEKRITKFRQLNVGFVFQSYNLIQTLNALENVSLSLAFRGMPKKERNEIAKDILNKVGLGDRLHHKPNEMSGGQQQRVSIARAFVSNPPVVFADEPTGNLDSKTSDDVMRLICSMSRMHNQTLIIVTHDVETSVYADVIINMKDGEIIGRQDRESIIK; translated from the coding sequence ATTTATTGAAGTTAAGCATTTAAGTAAAATATATAAAATGGGTAAAGAAAAGGTTTACGCACTCAATGATGTGTCACTGAGTATTGAGAAGGGACAGATAGTTTGCGTACTGGGGACCTCGGGTTCCGGCAAATCCACACTGTTAAATGCCTTGGCTGGACTTGAAAAGCCCAACAGCGGCGAAATAACAATAGGCGGAATAAATATCACAAAGTTAGATGAAAAACGAATCACGAAATTCAGACAGCTAAATGTCGGTTTCGTTTTTCAATCCTACAACTTGATACAGACATTAAATGCTTTGGAAAATGTAAGTTTAAGTTTGGCCTTTAGAGGAATGCCGAAAAAAGAGAGAAACGAGATAGCAAAGGACATTTTGAATAAGGTGGGGCTGGGAGACAGACTCCATCATAAACCCAATGAGATGAGTGGCGGTCAGCAACAAAGAGTGTCCATAGCCAGAGCCTTTGTCAGCAACCCCCCCGTAGTATTTGCCGACGAACCCACGGGAAACTTAGATAGTAAGACTTCCGATGATGTCATGAGATTGATTTGCTCAATGTCGAGAATGCACAATCAAACCCTCATCATAGTAACTCACGACGTAGAAACCTCTGTCTATGCCGATGTTATTATAAATATGAAGGATGGAGAAATCATAGGTAGGCAAGACAGAGAATCTATAATCAAATAG